In Enterobacter sp. 638, a single window of DNA contains:
- the ompR gene encoding two-component system response regulator OmpR: protein MQENYKILVVDDDMRLRALLERYLTEQGFQVRSVANAEQMDRLLTRESFHLMVLDLMLPGEDGLSICRRLRSQSNPMPIIMVTAKGEEVDRIVGLEIGADDYIPKPFNPRELLARIRAVLRRQANELPGAPSQEEAVIAFGKFKLNLGTREMFREDEPMPLTSGEFAVLKALVSHPREPLSRDKLMNLARGREYSAMERSIDVQISRLRRMVEEDPAHPRYIQTVWGLGYVFVPDGSKA, encoded by the coding sequence ATGCAAGAGAATTATAAGATTCTGGTCGTGGATGACGACATGCGCCTGCGTGCGCTGCTTGAGCGTTATCTGACCGAGCAGGGCTTCCAGGTTCGTAGCGTGGCGAACGCCGAGCAAATGGATCGCCTGCTGACCCGTGAATCGTTCCATCTGATGGTGCTCGATCTGATGCTACCGGGCGAAGATGGTCTGTCGATTTGCCGTCGTCTGCGCAGTCAAAGCAACCCGATGCCGATCATTATGGTGACGGCGAAAGGGGAAGAGGTTGACCGTATCGTAGGCCTGGAGATTGGCGCTGACGATTACATTCCAAAACCATTTAACCCGCGTGAACTGCTGGCGCGTATTCGCGCAGTGCTGCGTCGTCAGGCTAACGAATTGCCAGGCGCACCGTCTCAGGAAGAGGCTGTGATCGCGTTCGGTAAGTTCAAGCTGAATCTCGGTACGCGTGAAATGTTCCGTGAGGATGAGCCTATGCCGCTGACAAGCGGGGAATTCGCCGTCCTGAAAGCGCTGGTCAGCCACCCGCGTGAACCGCTTTCTCGTGACAAGCTGATGAACCTGGCGCGTGGTCGCGAATACTCCGCCATGGAACGCTCCATCGACGTGCAAATTTCTCGCCTGCGCCGCATGGTAGAAGAAGATCCCGCGCATCCTCGTTATATTCAGACCGTTTGGGGTCTGGGCTACGTCTTTGTGCCGGACGGTTCTAAAGCATGA
- the feoA gene encoding ferrous iron transporter A: MQFTPDSAWKITGFSREISPAYRQKLLSLGMLPGSSFQVVRIAPLGDPVHIETRRVNLVLRKKDLALLEVEALTR, from the coding sequence ATGCAATTCACACCAGACAGTGCCTGGAAAATTACCGGTTTTTCCCGTGAAATTAGCCCGGCGTATCGTCAGAAACTGCTGTCATTAGGCATGTTGCCTGGTTCGTCCTTTCAGGTCGTTCGCATTGCGCCGTTGGGCGATCCTGTTCATATCGAAACCCGACGCGTCAATCTGGTACTGCGCAAAAAAGACCTCGCCTTATTAGAAGTCGAAGCCTTAACCCGATAA
- a CDS encoding Tex family protein — MMKDSLCRIIAGDIQARAEQVEAAVRLLDEGNTVPFIARYRKEITGGLDDTQLRNLETRLGYLRELEDRRQAILKSIGEQGKLTEALAGAINGTMSKTELEDLYLPYKPKRRTRGQIAIEAGLEPLADLLWNTPSHDPETEAAKFIDTDKGVADTKAALDGARYILMERFAEDAALLSKVRDYLWKNAHIVAKVVSGKEEEGAKFRDYFDHHEPISTAPSHRALAMFRGRNEGILQLSLNADPQFDEPPKESYCEQIITDHLGLRLNNAPADSWRKGVVSWTWRIKVLMHLETELMGTVRERAEDEAINVFARNLHDLLMAAPAGLRATMGLDPGLRTGVKVAVVDATGKLVATDTIYPHTGQAAKAAVAVAALCEKHNVELVAIGNGTASRETERFFLDVQEQFPKVTAQKVIVSEAGASVYSASELAALEFPDLDVSIRGAVSIARRLQDPLAELVKIDPKSIGVGQYQHDVSQTQLARRLDAVVEDCVNAVGVDLNTASVALLTRVAGLTRMMAQNIVSWRDENGQFQNRQQLLKVSRLGPKAFEQCAGFLRINHGDNPLDASTVHPETYPVVERILAVTQQALKDLMGNSAELRNLKAVDFTDEQFGIPTVTDIIKELEKPGRDPRPEFKTAKFAEGVETMKDLLPGMVLEGAVTNVTNFGAFVDIGVHQDGLVHISSLADKFVQDPHTVVKAGDIVKVKVLEVDMPRKRIALTMRLDEQPGETNARRGNSGGAREQARPAAKPAQPRGREAQPAGNSAMMDALAAAMGKKR, encoded by the coding sequence ATGATGAAAGATTCGCTCTGCCGCATTATTGCGGGTGATATTCAGGCCAGGGCCGAACAGGTAGAAGCTGCCGTTCGCCTGCTTGACGAAGGGAACACCGTGCCGTTTATCGCACGTTATCGTAAGGAAATCACCGGCGGTCTGGATGACACGCAGTTACGTAACCTGGAAACCCGTCTGGGCTACCTGCGCGAGCTGGAAGACCGTCGTCAGGCCATTCTCAAGTCCATTGGCGAACAGGGCAAATTGACCGAGGCGCTGGCGGGTGCCATCAACGGTACGATGAGCAAAACCGAGCTTGAAGACCTCTATCTGCCGTATAAACCGAAACGCCGTACTCGCGGGCAGATCGCGATTGAAGCGGGCCTTGAGCCGCTGGCCGATCTGCTGTGGAACACCCCGTCGCACGATCCTGAAACGGAAGCCGCGAAATTCATCGACACTGACAAAGGCGTAGCGGACACCAAAGCCGCCCTCGATGGCGCCCGTTATATTCTGATGGAACGCTTCGCCGAAGACGCGGCGCTACTGTCAAAAGTGCGTGATTATCTGTGGAAGAACGCGCATATCGTCGCGAAAGTTGTCAGCGGCAAAGAAGAGGAAGGCGCGAAATTCCGCGACTACTTCGATCATCACGAACCGATTTCTACCGCGCCATCGCACCGTGCGCTGGCGATGTTCCGTGGCCGTAACGAAGGCATCCTGCAGCTTTCTCTCAATGCCGATCCGCAGTTTGATGAGCCGCCGAAAGAGAGCTATTGCGAGCAGATCATTACCGACCATCTTGGCCTGCGCCTGAATAACGCGCCTGCTGATAGCTGGCGTAAAGGCGTGGTGAGCTGGACGTGGCGTATCAAAGTGCTGATGCACCTTGAAACTGAACTGATGGGCACCGTGCGCGAACGCGCTGAAGACGAAGCCATCAATGTCTTTGCCCGTAACCTGCATGACTTGCTGATGGCCGCCCCAGCGGGCCTGCGCGCCACGATGGGTCTCGATCCCGGCCTGCGTACCGGCGTGAAAGTGGCTGTCGTTGACGCCACCGGCAAACTGGTCGCCACCGACACGATTTATCCGCACACCGGTCAGGCCGCAAAAGCCGCCGTTGCCGTGGCGGCACTTTGCGAAAAACATAACGTCGAGCTGGTGGCGATTGGTAACGGTACTGCATCGCGTGAAACCGAGCGTTTCTTCCTGGACGTGCAGGAGCAGTTCCCGAAAGTCACCGCGCAGAAAGTCATCGTGAGCGAAGCGGGTGCGTCGGTCTATTCCGCGTCCGAACTGGCGGCGCTCGAATTCCCGGATCTGGACGTTTCCATTCGCGGCGCTGTCTCTATTGCCCGCCGTTTGCAGGATCCGCTGGCCGAGTTGGTGAAGATCGACCCGAAATCTATCGGTGTGGGTCAGTACCAGCATGACGTCAGCCAGACTCAGCTGGCGCGTAGGCTGGATGCGGTCGTGGAGGACTGCGTGAACGCCGTTGGCGTGGATCTGAACACCGCGTCCGTCGCGCTGCTCACCCGTGTGGCTGGGCTGACGCGCATGATGGCGCAAAATATCGTCTCGTGGCGTGATGAGAACGGACAGTTCCAGAACCGTCAGCAGTTACTCAAAGTCAGCCGTCTCGGGCCAAAAGCCTTTGAACAGTGCGCGGGCTTCCTGCGTATCAACCACGGCGATAACCCGCTGGACGCCTCAACGGTTCACCCGGAAACGTATCCTGTGGTGGAACGTATTTTGGCCGTCACGCAGCAAGCGCTGAAAGATCTGATGGGCAACAGCGCGGAACTGCGCAACCTGAAGGCCGTCGATTTCACCGATGAGCAATTCGGTATCCCAACCGTCACAGACATCATCAAAGAGCTGGAAAAGCCAGGCCGCGACCCGCGTCCTGAGTTTAAAACGGCGAAATTTGCCGAAGGTGTTGAGACGATGAAAGACCTGCTGCCTGGCATGGTGCTGGAAGGCGCGGTCACGAACGTCACCAACTTTGGCGCGTTTGTCGATATCGGCGTGCATCAGGACGGTCTGGTCCATATTTCGTCACTGGCAGATAAATTTGTTCAGGATCCGCATACCGTGGTGAAAGCGGGCGACATCGTGAAGGTCAAAGTGCTCGAAGTGGATATGCCCCGCAAGCGTATCGCGCTGACGATGCGTCTGGACGAGCAGCCAGGCGAAACCAACGCACGTCGTGGTAACAGCGGCGGTGCACGCGAGCAGGCACGCCCGGCGGCAAAACCGGCGCAACCGCGCGGTCGCGAAGCACAGCCTGCAGGCAACAGCGCCATGATGGATGCGCTGGCTGCGGCGATGGGTAAAAAACGTTAA
- a CDS encoding YdgH/BhsA/McbA-like domain containing protein, translating to MKLVSGIVASLVIGSLSFSVFAAQELEKDKVAGMNLTKIGDITTSDTTAPMDAKKELSKKADELGGTYYVITSANKNEKSVHATADVYK from the coding sequence ATGAAGCTTGTTTCAGGTATTGTTGCCTCTTTGGTTATTGGGTCTTTGTCTTTCAGTGTATTCGCAGCGCAAGAGCTGGAGAAAGATAAAGTGGCAGGCATGAATTTGACGAAGATCGGTGATATCACGACTTCAGATACCACGGCTCCGATGGATGCCAAAAAAGAGCTGTCGAAAAAGGCGGATGAGCTGGGCGGCACTTACTACGTGATTACCAGCGCGAACAAGAACGAGAAATCTGTTCACGCCACAGCTGACGTTTATAAATAA
- the feoB gene encoding Fe(2+) transporter permease subunit FeoB: MKKLTIGLIGNPNSGKTTLFNQLTGARQRVGNWAGVTVERKEGHFSTTDNLVTLVDLPGTYSLTTISSQTSLDEQIACHYILSGDADLLINVVDASNLERNLYLTLQLLELGIPCIVALNMLDLAEKQQIRIDIDALSARLGCPVVPLVSTRARGIDALKLAVDRHSQNTDLELVHYAKPLLQEADHLAQEMAQTMPEKQRRWLGLQMLEGDIYSRRYAGDAAQKLDISLARLNEELDDPALHIADARYQSIAAICEVVSNSLTAEPSRFTAAVDRIILNRFLGLPVFLLVMYLMFLLAINIGGALQPLFDVGSVAIFIHGLQWVGYTLHFPEWLTIFLAQGIGGGVNTVLPLVPQIGMMYLFLSFLEDSGYMARAAFVMDRLMQALGLPGKSFVPLIVGFGCNVPSVMGARTLDAPRERLMTIMMAPFMSCGARLAIFAVFAAAFFGQQGALAVFSLYVLGIVMAILTGLMLKHTIMRGEASPFVMELPVYHVPHVKSLLIQTWQRLKGFVLRAGKVIVIVSIFLSALNSFTLEGNAADNINDSALASVSRVITPLFKPIGVHEDNWQATVGLFTGAMAKEVVVGTLNTLYTAENIQEQEFNPAEFHLGDELLGAVDETWQSLKGTFSLSVLANPIEASKGDGEMATGAMGVMSEKFGSASAAYSYLIFVLLYIPCISVMGAIARESSRGWMGFSVLWGLNIAYSLSTVFYQATNFSQHPRYSLVCILAVVLFNVVLLGLLRRARSRVDVNLLATNKTVANCCNSPAGDCH; the protein is encoded by the coding sequence ATGAAAAAATTAACCATTGGCTTAATTGGTAATCCTAATTCCGGCAAGACCACGTTATTTAATCAGTTAACAGGCGCACGTCAGCGCGTGGGAAACTGGGCAGGCGTCACGGTCGAACGTAAAGAAGGTCATTTTTCAACGACAGATAATCTTGTCACGCTCGTTGATCTGCCCGGCACCTATTCATTAACCACGATTTCGTCTCAGACCTCGCTTGATGAACAAATTGCCTGTCACTACATTCTGAGCGGCGACGCGGATTTGCTGATTAACGTCGTCGACGCGTCCAATCTCGAACGTAATCTTTACCTGACGCTGCAGTTGCTTGAGCTGGGCATTCCGTGCATCGTTGCGCTAAACATGCTCGACCTGGCGGAAAAACAACAAATTCGCATCGACATCGACGCGCTTTCCGCCCGCCTCGGCTGCCCGGTTGTGCCGCTGGTATCGACCCGCGCACGGGGTATTGATGCCTTAAAGCTGGCCGTCGATCGTCACTCGCAAAATACCGATCTCGAGCTGGTGCATTATGCCAAACCACTCTTGCAAGAAGCCGATCATCTGGCGCAGGAAATGGCGCAGACGATGCCGGAAAAACAGCGCCGCTGGCTTGGCCTGCAAATGCTGGAAGGCGATATTTATAGCCGTCGCTACGCTGGCGATGCCGCACAGAAGCTGGATATTTCTCTGGCGCGACTCAATGAAGAACTCGATGATCCGGCACTGCATATCGCCGATGCACGCTATCAAAGTATTGCCGCGATTTGCGAAGTGGTCAGTAACTCGCTGACGGCGGAACCCAGCCGTTTCACGGCGGCAGTCGATAGAATCATTCTGAATCGTTTTCTCGGCCTGCCGGTATTCCTGCTGGTGATGTATTTGATGTTCCTGCTGGCCATTAACATTGGCGGGGCGTTACAGCCGCTGTTTGATGTAGGATCCGTAGCTATCTTTATTCACGGTTTGCAATGGGTAGGCTACACGTTGCATTTCCCGGAATGGCTGACCATTTTCCTGGCACAGGGGATTGGCGGCGGGGTGAATACCGTTCTGCCGTTGGTGCCGCAAATTGGCATGATGTATCTGTTCCTCTCTTTCCTTGAGGATTCGGGTTACATGGCCCGCGCGGCGTTCGTCATGGATCGTCTGATGCAAGCGCTCGGTTTACCGGGTAAATCCTTCGTTCCGCTGATTGTCGGCTTTGGCTGTAACGTGCCGTCGGTGATGGGCGCACGTACGCTGGATGCGCCTCGCGAACGTTTGATGACCATCATGATGGCACCGTTTATGTCTTGCGGGGCGCGCCTGGCCATCTTTGCCGTATTTGCTGCGGCCTTCTTCGGCCAGCAAGGCGCGCTGGCGGTCTTCTCGCTGTATGTGCTCGGCATTGTAATGGCAATCCTCACGGGCCTGATGCTCAAGCACACCATCATGCGCGGCGAAGCGTCACCGTTTGTGATGGAGCTGCCGGTCTACCACGTTCCGCACGTGAAAAGCCTGCTCATCCAAACCTGGCAGCGCCTGAAAGGCTTTGTTTTACGTGCCGGTAAAGTGATCGTCATTGTCAGCATTTTCCTCAGCGCGCTGAACAGCTTTACGCTTGAGGGCAACGCTGCGGATAACATCAACGACTCCGCACTGGCCTCCGTCAGCCGTGTGATTACCCCATTGTTCAAACCGATTGGCGTCCACGAAGACAACTGGCAAGCAACCGTGGGGTTGTTCACCGGTGCGATGGCGAAAGAGGTGGTCGTCGGTACGCTGAACACGCTCTACACGGCCGAAAACATTCAGGAACAGGAGTTCAATCCAGCGGAATTCCATCTCGGAGATGAACTGCTCGGGGCGGTGGATGAAACCTGGCAGAGTCTGAAAGGCACCTTCAGCCTGAGCGTACTGGCCAACCCTATCGAAGCCAGCAAAGGCGACGGCGAAATGGCAACAGGCGCGATGGGCGTGATGAGCGAGAAATTTGGCAGCGCGTCGGCGGCTTACAGCTACCTGATTTTTGTGTTGCTCTACATTCCATGTATCTCAGTGATGGGTGCGATAGCGCGCGAATCCAGCCGCGGCTGGATGGGCTTCTCGGTTTTGTGGGGGCTGAACATTGCCTACTCGCTCTCTACCGTTTTCTATCAAGCGACCAATTTTAGCCAGCATCCGCGCTACAGTCTGGTGTGCATTCTGGCAGTGGTGTTGTTTAACGTGGTCCTGCTTGGCCTGCTGCGCCGGGCGCGTAGTCGCGTTGACGTGAACCTGCTGGCCACCAATAAGACAGTCGCGAATTGTTGTAACAGCCCGGCTGGCGATTGCCACTAA
- the gntX gene encoding DNA utilization protein GntX, which translates to MLTVPGLCWLCRMPLMMSRWGICSVCTRSFNTRHPCCPQCGLPAMSMKMPCGRCLQQPPPWCALVAVDDYVQPLSGLIHKLKFTGQSQLAWPLARLLVLAVLHARRSRALPKVDLIINVPLHSRRHWRRGYNQSDLLCRPLACWLGCAYFSGALKRVHATAVQHQLNARLRKRNLKNAFHLELSVKGRHIAIVDDVVTTGSTVAELSRLLLQSGAASVQVWCLCRTL; encoded by the coding sequence ATGCTAACAGTGCCTGGCTTGTGCTGGCTATGCCGAATGCCGCTCATGATGAGCCGTTGGGGCATATGTTCGGTCTGTACGCGATCGTTCAACACCCGTCACCCTTGCTGTCCGCAATGCGGTTTACCGGCGATGAGCATGAAGATGCCTTGCGGGAGATGCCTGCAACAGCCGCCGCCGTGGTGCGCTCTGGTGGCGGTCGATGATTATGTCCAGCCGCTGAGCGGCCTGATCCACAAACTGAAGTTTACGGGTCAGAGCCAACTGGCCTGGCCGCTTGCCCGTCTGTTAGTGCTTGCGGTTTTACACGCCAGGCGATCGCGGGCGTTGCCGAAAGTCGATCTCATTATCAACGTACCGCTGCATTCCCGCCGCCACTGGCGTCGCGGGTATAATCAAAGCGATTTATTGTGCCGTCCGCTCGCGTGTTGGCTCGGCTGTGCTTACTTCTCTGGCGCGTTGAAGCGCGTGCACGCCACGGCAGTACAACACCAGCTCAACGCGCGACTGCGCAAAAGAAACCTTAAAAATGCCTTTCACCTTGAATTGTCGGTGAAAGGTCGCCATATCGCGATTGTGGATGATGTCGTCACTACGGGCAGCACCGTGGCCGAACTTTCCCGACTGCTTTTGCAAAGCGGCGCGGCGTCGGTTCAGGTATGGTGTTTGTGTCGTACCTTGTAG
- the nfuA gene encoding Fe-S biogenesis protein NfuA has protein sequence MIRISDSAQAHFAKLLANQEEGTQIRVFVINPGTPNAECGVSYCPPDAVEASDTALKFELLTAYVDELSAPYLDDAEIDFVTDQLGSQLTLKAPNAKMRKVSDDAPLMERVEYLLQSQINPQLAGHGGRVTLMEITEDGLAILQFGGGCNGCSMVDVTLKEGIEKQMLNEFPELKGVRDLTEHQRGEHSYY, from the coding sequence ATGATCCGTATTTCCGATTCTGCACAAGCGCACTTTGCCAAACTGCTGGCAAATCAGGAAGAAGGGACGCAGATCCGCGTGTTTGTGATCAATCCAGGCACTCCGAATGCAGAATGCGGTGTTTCTTATTGTCCTCCGGACGCTGTGGAAGCATCTGACACTGCCCTTAAATTTGAGCTGCTCACCGCCTATGTCGATGAGTTGAGCGCACCGTATCTTGACGATGCGGAAATCGATTTTGTTACCGACCAGCTCGGTTCTCAGCTGACGCTGAAAGCGCCAAACGCCAAAATGCGTAAAGTGTCTGACGATGCGCCGCTGATGGAACGTGTGGAATATCTGCTGCAATCGCAGATTAACCCACAGCTGGCGGGCCACGGTGGTCGTGTAACGCTGATGGAAATCACCGAAGACGGCTTAGCGATCCTGCAGTTTGGCGGCGGCTGTAACGGCTGTTCCATGGTCGACGTGACCCTCAAAGAAGGCATCGAGAAGCAGATGCTGAATGAGTTCCCGGAGCTGAAAGGCGTTCGCGACCTCACCGAACACCAGCGCGGCGAGCACTCCTACTACTAA
- the bioH gene encoding pimeloyl-ACP methyl ester esterase BioH, producing MKNLWWQAVGTGNCHLVLLHGWGLNAEVWHCIQEELASHFTLHLVDLPGFGRSRDFGAMTLDEMALQVLEHAPQKAVWLGWSLGGLVASQIALQHPERVQALVTVASSPCFSAREEWPGIRPDVLANFQQQLSEDFQRTVERFLALQTMGTETARQDARMLKSTVLSLPMPDVDVLNGGLEILKTVDLREPLATLDVPHLRIYGYLDGLVPRKVVPLLDALWPQSESQVIAKAAHAPFISHPGEFCAALVALSQRFN from the coding sequence ATGAAGAATCTTTGGTGGCAGGCCGTCGGCACAGGAAATTGTCATCTTGTGCTGCTGCACGGATGGGGGCTGAACGCCGAAGTGTGGCATTGCATTCAGGAGGAATTGGCCTCGCATTTCACGCTGCATCTGGTTGATCTACCTGGTTTTGGGCGCAGCCGTGATTTTGGTGCCATGACGCTTGATGAGATGGCGCTGCAGGTTCTGGAACACGCGCCGCAAAAAGCCGTCTGGCTCGGCTGGAGTCTCGGCGGGCTGGTGGCAAGTCAGATTGCATTGCAGCATCCGGAGCGTGTTCAGGCGCTGGTCACCGTGGCTTCGTCGCCCTGTTTTAGCGCGCGTGAAGAATGGCCGGGCATCAGGCCAGACGTATTAGCCAATTTTCAGCAACAGCTAAGCGAAGATTTTCAGCGTACGGTGGAGCGTTTTCTGGCGCTGCAAACGATGGGAACTGAAACTGCGCGTCAGGATGCGCGGATGCTGAAAAGTACGGTGCTGTCGTTGCCGATGCCGGACGTTGACGTGCTCAACGGCGGGCTTGAGATCCTGAAAACGGTCGATCTGCGCGAACCGCTGGCAACGCTTGATGTGCCCCACCTGCGGATTTATGGCTATCTTGACGGGCTGGTGCCACGCAAAGTGGTCCCGCTACTGGATGCGCTGTGGCCGCAGAGCGAATCGCAGGTAATTGCTAAAGCCGCACATGCGCCGTTTATCTCGCATCCCGGTGAATTTTGTGCCGCGCTGGTTGCGTTAAGTCAACGTTTCAACTGA
- the envZ gene encoding two-component system sensor histidine kinase EnvZ yields MRRMRFSPRSSFARTLLLIVTLLFVSLVTTYLVVLNFAILPSLQQFNKVLAYEVRMLMTDKLQLEDGTQLVVPPAFRREIYRELGISLYSNEAAEDAGLRWAQHYEFLSQQMAQQLGGPTEVRVEVNKSSPVVWLKTWLSPNIWVRVPLTEIHQGDFSPLFRYTLAIMLMAIGGAWLFIRIQNRPLVDLEHAALQVGKGIIPPPLREYGASEVRSVTRAFNHMAAGVKQLADDRTLLMAGVSHDLRTPLTRIRLATEMMGEEDGYLAESINKDIEECNAIIEQFIDYLRTGQEMPMEMADLNGVLGEVVAAESGYEREIDTDLQPGEIQVRMHPLSIKRAVANMVVNAARYGNGWIKVSSGSELNRAWFQVDDDGPGIKPEQRKHLFQPFVRGDSARSTSGTGLGLAIVQRIIDNHNGLLEIGTSERGGLSIRAWLPVPVTRGQVKES; encoded by the coding sequence ATGAGGCGAATGCGCTTCTCACCGCGAAGTTCGTTTGCCCGCACGCTGCTATTGATTGTCACCTTGCTGTTCGTCAGCCTGGTGACGACCTATCTGGTCGTGCTGAACTTTGCGATTCTGCCGAGCCTCCAGCAGTTCAATAAGGTCCTGGCCTACGAAGTTCGTATGCTGATGACCGATAAACTGCAGCTGGAGGACGGCACGCAGTTGGTGGTTCCACCTGCGTTTCGCCGTGAGATTTACCGCGAGCTGGGGATTTCGCTGTACTCTAACGAGGCGGCGGAAGACGCAGGTCTTCGCTGGGCGCAACACTACGAATTCTTAAGCCAGCAGATGGCGCAGCAGCTGGGTGGCCCGACGGAAGTGCGCGTCGAGGTCAACAAAAGCTCGCCGGTTGTCTGGCTGAAAACCTGGCTGTCGCCCAATATCTGGGTGCGCGTGCCGCTCACCGAAATTCATCAGGGCGATTTCTCGCCGCTCTTCCGTTACACGCTGGCGATCATGCTAATGGCGATAGGCGGCGCGTGGCTGTTTATCCGAATACAAAACCGACCCCTTGTCGATCTGGAACATGCCGCGTTGCAGGTCGGTAAAGGCATTATTCCGCCACCGCTGCGCGAATATGGAGCATCGGAAGTCCGTTCTGTGACGCGCGCATTTAACCATATGGCGGCTGGCGTTAAACAGCTGGCGGATGACCGTACGTTATTAATGGCTGGGGTGAGTCACGATCTGCGTACGCCATTAACGCGAATTCGTCTGGCAACTGAAATGATGGGCGAAGAGGACGGTTATCTCGCGGAGTCCATTAATAAAGACATCGAAGAGTGTAACGCCATCATCGAGCAGTTCATCGACTACCTGCGGACCGGCCAGGAAATGCCAATGGAAATGGCGGATCTCAACGGTGTGCTGGGTGAAGTGGTGGCGGCGGAAAGCGGCTACGAGCGTGAAATCGACACCGACCTGCAGCCTGGCGAAATTCAGGTACGCATGCATCCGTTATCCATCAAACGCGCGGTAGCGAATATGGTGGTGAACGCAGCGCGTTACGGAAACGGCTGGATAAAAGTCAGCAGTGGTTCTGAGCTGAATCGCGCGTGGTTCCAGGTGGATGATGACGGACCGGGGATTAAACCTGAGCAGCGTAAGCATCTGTTCCAGCCGTTTGTGCGTGGTGACAGTGCGCGTAGCACCAGCGGGACTGGTTTAGGTCTGGCGATTGTGCAGCGTATTATCGATAACCATAACGGTTTGCTTGAGATTGGCACCAGCGAGCGGGGTGGTTTGAGCATTCGCGCCTGGTTGCCGGTTCCGGTAACACGTGGACAGGTGAAAGAAAGTTAA
- the feoC gene encoding [Fe-S]-dependent transcriptional repressor FeoC, with translation MASMIEVRDLLALQGRMEAKQLSLSLHTPQPLIDAMLERMEAMGRAQRIQEDADGCLTGSCKSCPEGKACLKEWWALR, from the coding sequence ATGGCATCCATGATTGAGGTGAGAGATTTACTGGCGCTGCAGGGGCGTATGGAGGCAAAACAGTTGAGCCTCTCTTTGCACACGCCACAGCCGTTGATCGATGCCATGCTCGAAAGAATGGAAGCAATGGGGAGAGCCCAACGTATTCAAGAAGATGCCGACGGTTGTCTCACGGGGAGTTGCAAGAGTTGCCCGGAAGGTAAGGCCTGCCTGAAGGAGTGGTGGGCACTGCGATAA
- the greB gene encoding transcription elongation factor GreB translates to MKTPLITREGYEKLKKEMDYLWREERPEVTKKVTWAASLGDRSENADYQYNKKRLREIDRRVRYLTKCLEYLRIVDYSPQQEGKVFFGAWVEIENDDGDTKRFRIVGYDEIFGRKDYISIDSPMARALLKKEVGDLAIVQTPSGEASWYVNEIEYVK, encoded by the coding sequence ATGAAAACGCCGCTGATCACCCGTGAAGGGTACGAAAAACTGAAAAAAGAGATGGATTACCTGTGGCGTGAAGAGCGCCCGGAGGTGACCAAAAAGGTGACATGGGCGGCGAGCCTCGGCGATCGCAGTGAGAACGCTGACTACCAGTATAATAAGAAACGGCTGCGTGAAATTGACCGCCGGGTGCGCTATCTCACCAAATGCCTTGAGTACCTGCGGATCGTGGATTATTCCCCTCAGCAGGAAGGAAAAGTCTTCTTTGGTGCCTGGGTTGAAATCGAAAATGACGACGGCGATACCAAGCGTTTTCGCATTGTCGGCTACGATGAAATTTTTGGTCGTAAGGATTACATCTCTATCGACTCACCGATGGCCCGCGCGCTGCTGAAAAAGGAAGTCGGTGATTTAGCGATAGTTCAAACTCCGTCGGGCGAAGCGAGTTGGTACGTGAACGAAATTGAGTACGTAAAATAG